One genomic segment of Mytilus galloprovincialis chromosome 5, xbMytGall1.hap1.1, whole genome shotgun sequence includes these proteins:
- the LOC143075486 gene encoding uncharacterized protein LOC143075486: MFLTFLPIYAKYLILIWYIYSPFCQTALTDRSHATIDSFVKSHYGENVQDTPTKSRDKTFRMEYHQKTMKTKWPFISIETQAQLHLTQIIMMCNILRKRTQRTNQNVYDNCCTHLHNHDNDSLKKIYTKICSLCVQHFHDMPQLSKGVCNINKLNNFKFDKYFEIYNQMKKRKNHQKKKVKRQATDNGKDTSIKKKNLHIKKKEIRFNITTEVTTDDNLHVSKRGLNDTENSTIPGMADWEAILQMEYSKDPQWALVCVVFLVTLVLVGVWYCGMCKNKHTEYIDPVVTHNLKPEFVKDVVRRKARFLAWFKYLKSRRKHVKQKAESEAEALLSSNNGSEEDLFDQTDMSAF; this comes from the exons atgtttttaaccTTTTTACCCATCTATgctaaatatttgattttgatatgGTATATTTATAGTCCCTTT tgTCAAACAGCTCTAACAGACAGGTCACATGCCACCATTGATTCTTTTGTAAAATCTCATTATGGAGAAAATGTACAAGATACACCAACCAAGAGTAGAGATAAAACATTTAGAATGGAATATCATCAGAAGACCATGAAGACAAAATGGCCCTTTATTAGCATTGAAACACAAGCTCAATTACATTTAACACAGATAATAATGATGTGCAATATACTTAGAAAGAGAACacaaagaacaaatcaaaatgtgTATGATAACTGTTGTACACAtcttcataatcatgataatgatagtttaaaaaaaatttatacaaaaatttgTTCTCTTTGTGTTCAGCATTTTCATGATATGCCACAGTTGAGTAAAGGCGtatgtaatataaataaattaaataattttaaatttgataaatattttgaaatttataatcaaatgaaaaaacggAAAAATCATCAAAAGAAAAAAGTCAAAAGACAAGCTACTGATAATGGGAAAGATACCAGTATTAAGAAGAAAAACCTTCAtatcaaaaagaaagaaataagatTCAACATTACTACAGAAGTTACTACAGATGATAATTTGCATGTTTCAAAAAGAGGTCTGAATGATACAGAGAACTCAACTATTCCTGGAATGGCAGACTGGGAGGCTATTTTACAGATGGAATA CTCTAAAGACCCTCAGTGGGCCCTGGTATGTGTGGTATTTCTTGTAACTTTAGTGTTAGTAGGTGTTTGGTACTGTGGGATGTGTAAGAACAAACACACAGAATACATTGATCCAGTAGTTACACATAATCTCAAACCAGAGTTTGTTAAAG atgTGGTTAGGCGTAAAGCAAGATTTCTGGCATGGTTTAAGTATTTAAAGAGTAGAAGAAAGCATGTAAAACAAAAAGCTGAATCTGAAGCTGAAGCCTTGTTATCTAGTAATAATGGTAGTGAAGAAGATCTTTTTGATCAAACTGATATGTCAGCTTTTTAA
- the LOC143075485 gene encoding uncharacterized protein LOC143075485, with the protein MGAGASKKKDKEPKTPSRLAPTGGQNRSRASSLTPSTGTNAARPRSRSRSPGINPAKLETKDLMISYSHADKEFMNKLKDNLELNGITVWVDVIGLTAGVDFLQKIGQAILDAKLFITLLSSNSVKSKYCQDEVALAYISQKALFPVAIESRETIQEHMDTGMKLQTASIEWSMFVDPDNFTGDFQKLLSKLKLELKDQGEEKNSKKRLKKQQNSFSNSLKQEKPDKHLVENPYKYWSDLYKDAEMIPWQRFITDFTRIFQSKMDALFTGEDKEWLMANLYSEMEDEDEEDEMLLKENFINFCKVDEEIQPLWPRVEDHTRELYAMREVFDMDSSVRLEAIQNLGKFQSTTVINALRDLLRSTSSNVRAVAAVSLVKTGDKDPSTVDNLMKCLNDKDRLVREAGCLALGQLHAKKAVPKLLHLWRNDFISHVREAAQASLEQIGGKEVEEAMHITKVLAEEIRMLTAE; encoded by the exons ATGGGTGCTGGAGCTAGTAAGAAAAAGGACAAGGAACCAAAAACTCCATCAAGACTAGCACCAACTGGAGGTCAAAACAGGTCAAGAGCATCATCATTAACCCCATCAACAGGAACCAATGCAGCTAGACCAAGATCTAGGTCCAGATCTCCAGGCATAAATCCTGCTAAACTAGAGACGAAAGATTTAATGATCAGTTATAGCCATGCTGATAAAGAATTCATGAATAAACTAAAAG ACAATTTAGAATTGAATGGGATAACAGTATGGGTAGATGTCATAGGATTGACAGCTGGAGTAGATTTTCTACAGAAGATTGGACAAGCCATTCTAGATGCAAAG ctttttataaCTTTACTGAGCTCAAATTCTGTCAAATCAAAATACTGTCAAGATGAAGTAGCTTTAGCCTACATTTCCCAGAAGGCCTTATTTCCAGTTGCCATAGAATCAAGGGAGACTATTCAAGAGCATATGGACACAGGAAT GAAATTACAAACAGCCAGCATTGAATGGAGTATGTTTGTAGACCCTGATAATTTTACCGGTGATTTTCAAAAACTTCTGTCAAAACTCAAGCTAGAACTTAAAGACCAAGGTGAAG AGAAGAATAGCAAAAAGAGGTTAAAGAAACAGCAGAATTCATTTTCTAATTCTCTGAAACAAGAGAAACCAGATAAACATTTGGTAGAGAACCCATACAAGTACTGGTCAGATTTGTACAAAGATGCTGAAATGATACCATGGCAAAG ATTTATAACAGACTTCACAAGAATTTTCCAATCAAAGATGGATGCTTTATTTACTGGAGAAGACAAAGAATGGTTAATGGCCAATCTATACAGTGAAATGGAAGATGAAGATGAAGAAGATGAAATGTTACTCAAAGAAAACTTCATTA ACTTTTGTAAAGTAGATGAAGAAATACAGCCATTATGGCCCAGAGTTGAAGATCATACCAGAGAACTGTATGCAATGAGAGAGGTATTTGATATGGATTCCTCTGTCAGACTTGAAGCTATTCAAAATTTAG GAAAATTCCAAAGCACTACTGTGATTAATGCCTTAAGAGACTTGCTTAGAAGTACATCCTCAAATGTCCGTGCTGTAGCAGCTGTTTCATTGGTTAAAACCGGTGACAAAGATCCATCAACAGTCGACAATTTGATGAAATGTCTGAATGATAAGGATCGTTTAGTAAGGGAGGCAGGATGCTTGGCGTTAGGTCAGCTTCATGCCAAAAAAGCAGTACCTAAACTTTTACATTTAtg GAGAAATGATTTTATTTCCCATGTGCGAGAAGCTGCTCAGGCATCCCTGGAACAGATAGGTGGTAAAGAGGTGGAGGAAGCCATGCACATTACAAAGGTCTTAGCTGAAGAAATAAGAATGTTGACAGCTGAATAA
- the LOC143075484 gene encoding sedoheptulokinase-like produces MDCKENKLCLGIDLGTTSVKTCLIGGDNMEILHSISKPSHADIQSDIGTKGSEQDPIIILKTLKQCLESIPAAQKQLINTICITGQMHGVMLWSEKAVKQKFDTLFDDIEGDFSRNLEGDNSSKETSNLYTWQDQRCSSEFLSSLPKPDSHLPLSTGYGCATMLWLSKHCPDFLCRFVNSGTVMDFLVAGLCGLDKPITSVQLAASWGYFNTREMSWNFSQLTECGLHVDLLPYVVCPGHKAGTLQHDWCGISPGVTVLAALGDVQCAVYSVFKSQQDAVINISTSCQLAFPVRNEELLPLTADSKCPVQYFPYFEDSYLAIAASLNGGNVLASFVSMLQGWMKCFGCNIEDDKVWNTLIDLSINKTNSETLKVTPTLFGERHNPQVEASVTGISADNLDLGTLFRSVCCGLLDNVSNMMPVSFLEKNGINKLIGSGSLLSRNEVMRQEVLKHYGKLKVEFGNSCDSATGAAMYALKYCREQK; encoded by the exons ATGGATTGTAAAGAAAATAAGCTATGCCTGGGCATAGATCTTGGAACTACATCAGTGAAGACATGCTTAATTGGGGGAGATAATATGGAAATATTACACTCAATATCAAAACCTAGTCATGCAGATATCCAAAGTGATATAGGAACAAAAGGCTCAGAACAAGATCCAATTATTatcttaaaaacattaaaacaatgcTTAGAATCAATTCCAGCTGCACAAAAACAGTTGATCAATACAATATGCATTACTGGACAAATGCATGGTGTAATGTTGTGGTCAGAAAAAGCAGTAAAACAAAAGTTTGACACACTCTTTGATGATATAGAGGGAGATTTTTCTAGAAATTTAGAGGGAGACAACTCTAGCAAAGAAACTAGCAATTTGTATACATGGCAAGACCAGAGATGTTCTTCAGAATTTTTGTCATCGCTTCCAAAACCTGACTCTCACCTACCACTGTCAACAGGATATGGATGTGCCACAATGTTATGGTTGAGTAAGCATTGCCCAGACTTTCTGTGTAGATTTGTAAACAGTGGTACAGTTATGGATTTCTTGGTTGCAGGGTTGTGTGGATTGGATAAACCAATAACATCAGTACAGTTGGCAGCAAGTTGGGGATATTTCAACACCAGGGAAATGTCTTGGAACTTTTCACA gTTGACAGAGTGTGGATTGCATGTAGATTTGTTACCGTATGTTGTCTGTCCTGGACATAAAGCAGGCACTTTACAACATGATTGGTGTGGTATCAGTCCAGGTGTAACTGTTCTAGCAGCTCTTGGTGATGTACAGTGTGCTGTGTATTCTGTTTTTAAGTCACAACAAGATGCAG TAATAAATATCAGTACATCATGTCAACTTGCTTTTCCTGTTAGAAATGAGGAGTTACTTCCCTTGACAGCAGACAGCAAATGCCCAGTACAGTACTTTCCATACTTTGAAGACAGTTACTTAGCAATAGCTGCAAGTCTGAATGGTGGAAATGTATTGGCTAGTTTTGTTTCCATGCTTCAAGGATGGATGAAATGTTTTG GTTGTAATATAGAAGATGATAAAGTATGGAACACTCTAATAGACCTTTCtatcaataaaacaaattcaGAAACTTTGAAAGTCACGCCCACACTTTTTGGAGAAAGACATAACCCTCAGGTAGAAGCTTCTGTCACTGGTATCAGTGCTGACAATCTTGATCTAGGAACTTTATTTAGATCCGTATGTTGTGGCCTATTAGATAATGTGTCAAATATGATGCCTGTTTCATTTTTGGAGAAAAATGGAATAAACAAGTTGATTGGGTCAGGATCCTTGCTTTCAAGAAATGAGGTCATGAGACAGGAAGTATTAAAGCATTATGGGAAGTTGAAAGTAGAATTTGGCAATAGTTGTGACTCTGCAACTGGTGCTGCCATGTATGCATTGAAGTACTGCAGAGAACAGAAATGA